Proteins found in one Pyrus communis chromosome 15, drPyrComm1.1, whole genome shotgun sequence genomic segment:
- the LOC137718726 gene encoding pentatricopeptide repeat-containing protein At1g02060, chloroplastic-like, producing MALVCRVLSAARRGLKHKASASSPHSRRWLSNQTSFLFGRLVEEPNSRIKSLLSSDEFSALESSDFSWESLISSLASSSSPEKSRLVLEWKLEKLLEANERDHDRYSELISLCGKIHNLPLAMQVFSSMEANGIKPTSAVFNSLVRVCFSSGNVLTALSLYEIMKSSEGFKPDSDTYDAFMFAFSKLGNADSVQAWYSAKKAAGFTSGVQTYEYLISGCIKSNNFQLGDRFYEEMVLSGHMPSLPVLESMVEGICKQRSFDLVIDFLKIVLDAGLKINEKMAEMVVGLYIELKMVEKLEELLVILTDANQVSEVLLLVHCGIIRLNAALDRLDDVEYSVGRMLKQGLSFKHQDDVEKVICSYFRCSAHDRLELFLERIEGSYELTKSTYDLLVAGYRRAGLSDRLNDMKLAEKRF from the exons ATGGCGTTAGTCTGCCGAGTTTTATCAGCTGCGAGAAGGGGTTTAAAGCACAAGGCTTCGGCGAGTAGCCCTCACTCTCGGCGTTGGCTGAGCAACCAAACAAGCTTTCTCTTTGGGAGGTTGGTGGAGGAACCCAATTCACGCATCAAATCCTTACTCTCTTCCGATGAATTCTCCGCCCTCGAAAGCTCGGATTTTTCCTGGGAATCCCTCATCAGTTCTCtcgcttcttcttcctctcccgAGAAATCCCGATTG GTTTTGGAGTGGAAACTGGAGAAGTTGCTCGAGGCGAATGAGAGAGATCATGATCGTTACTCCGAGCTGATATCTCTGTGTGGAAAAATtcacaatctcccacttgcaatGCAAGTGTTTTCTTCTATGGAGGCTAATGGAATCAAACCCACTTCTGCCGTTTTCAACTCCCTTGTACGTGTTTGCTTCTCTTCCGGTAATGTGCTGACAGCTTTAAGCCTATATGAGATAATGAAGAGCTCGGAGGGATTTAAACCCGATTCCGACACTTATGATGCATTCATGTTTGCATTCTCAAAGTTGGGCAATGCTGATTCTGTGCAAGCTTGGTACTCGGCCAAGAAGGCTGCCGGATTCACTTCTGGTGTTCAAACCTATGAATATCTGATTTCGGGGTGCATTAAATCAAACAATTTTCAGTTGGGTGATAGGTTCTATGAAGAAATGGTGTTATCAGGGCACATGCCAAGCTTGCCTGTATTGGAAAGTATGGTGGAAGGGATTTGTAAACAGAGAAGCTTTGATTTAGTTATAGACTTTTTGAAGATAGTGCTAGATGCCGGTTTGAAGATCAACGAGAAGATGGCTGAGATGGTTGTGGGATTGTACATTGAACTTAAGATGGTGGAGAAATTGGAGGAGTTGCTTGTAATTCTTACGGATGCCAATCAAGTTTCGGAAGTTCTTTTGCTGGTCCACTGTGGAATTATACGGTTGAATGCCGCATTGGATAGATTGGATGATGTAGAGTACTCTGTTGGGAGGATGTTGAAGCAAGGATTGTCATTTAAACATCAGGATGATGTCGAAAAGGTAATCTGTTCGTACTTCAGGTGCTCCGCTCATGACAGGCTGGAGTTGTTTTTGGAACGTATTGAGGGTTCTTATGAACTTACGAAATCAACTTATGATCTGTTGGTTGCCGGCTATCGAAGAGCAGGATTATCTGACAGGTTGAACGACATGAAATTAGCTGAAAAAAGGTTTTAG
- the LOC137718274 gene encoding beta-adaptin-like protein A, giving the protein MAPPAQAQRSSSPSQPSGKGEVADVKSQLRNLAGSRAPGVDDSKRELFKKVISYMTIGIDVSSVFGEMVMCSATSDIVLKKMCYLYVGNYAKVNPDLALLTINFLQRDCKDEDPMIRGLALRSLCSLRVTNLVEYLVGPLGAGLKDNNSYVRMIAVMGVLKLYHISASTCVDADFPTTLKHLLLNDRDTQVVANCLSALQEIWSLEGSASEEVSREREILLSKPVIYYLLNRIREFSEWAQCLVLELVAKYVPADPNEIFDVMNLLEDRLQHANGAVVLATTKVFLQLTLSMTDVHQQVYERIKAPLLTLVSSGSPEQSYAVLSHLHLLVMRAPFIFSSDYKHFYCQYNEPSYVKKLKLEMLTAVANESNTYEIVTELCEYAANVDIPIARESIRAVGKIALQQYDVNAIVDRLLQFLEMEKDYVTAEALVLVKDLLRKYPQWSQDCIAVVGNISSKNVQEPKAKAALIWMLGEYSHEMHDAPYILEGLIENWEDEHSAEVRLHLLTAVMKCFFKRPPETQKSLGAALAAGLADFHQDVHDRALFYYRLLQYNISVAERVVNPPKQAVSVFADTQSSEIKDRIFDEFNSLSVVYQKPSYMFTYKEHRGPFEFSDEIGNLSIGTESTDTVVPNRVEANDKDLLLSTSEKEETRGLNNSSSAYSAPSYDASSLSVPTSQLSELAISNPSVSGNVPQSSFAIDDLLGLGLPTAPASAPSPPPLKLNPKAVLDPTTFQQKWRQLPISLSQEYSINPQGVAALTTPQALLRHMQGQSIHCIASGGQSPNFKFFFFAQKAEESSTFFVECIVNTSSAKAQIKIKADDQNATQPFSFVFQSALSKFGMP; this is encoded by the exons ATGGCTCCTCCGGCGCAGGCTCAGCGATCTTCTTCGCCGTCTCAGCCTTCCGG AAAAGGCGAAGTTGCTGATGTGAAATCGCAGCTCCGGAATCTTGCCGGCAGCCGAGCTCCGGGAGTTGATGATTCAAAGAGGGAGCTTTTCAAGAAGGTTATCTCTTACATGACGATTGGCATTGATGTCTCGTCTGTTTTTGGAGAGATGGTGATGTGCTCAGCAACGTCGGATAtagttttgaagaaaatgtgTTACCTTTATGTTGGGAATTATGCAAAGGTCAATCCGGACCTTGCACTTTTGACGATCAATTTTCTTCAAAGAGATTGCAAAGATGAGGACCCAATGATCCGAGGACTTGCATTGAGGAGCTTGTGTTCGCTACGAGTGACAAACCTCGTGGAGTATTTGGTGGGGCCTTTAGGCGCAGGTTTGAAGGACAATAATAGTTATGTGAGGATGATAGCAGTTATGGGGGTTCTGAAGTTATATCATATATCGGCCTCAACTTGTGTTGATGCAGATTTTCCAACCACGCTTAAGCATTTGTTGCTTAACGACCGGGATACTCAG GTGGTTGCAAATTGTTTGTCTGCCCTACAAGAGATTTGGAGCTTAGAAGGAAGCGCGTCTGAAGAAGTATCCAGGGAAAGAGAAATTTTGCTTAGCAAGCCAGTTATATACTATCTTTTGAACCG GATTAGGGAATTTAGTGAATGGGCACAATGTCTGGTACTTGAGCTGGTAGCTAAGTATGTACCTGCAGATCCCAATGAGATATTTGATGTCATGAATCTGCTCGAGGATAGACTTCAGCATGCAAATGGTGCTGTTGTCTTAGCAACCACTAAAGTATTTCTTCAATTGACTCTGTCAATGACTGATGTTCATCAGCAG GTATATGAACGCATCAAAGCTCCTCTCCTGACCTTAGTAAGTTCAGGAAGTCCAGAGCAATCTTATGCGGTTCTAAGCCATCTGCATCTTTTGGTGATGCGTGCACCTTTCATATTTTCTTCAGACTATAAACACTTTTATTGCCAGTACAATGAGCCATCTTATGTTAAAAAGTTGAAGCTTGAGATGTTGACTGCGGTGGCAAATGAGAGTAACACTTATGAAATCG TGACGGAATTATGTGAATATGCTGCAAATGTTGATATTCCCATTGCAAGAGAGTCGATTCGTGCAGTTGGGAAAATAGCTCTACAACAGTATGACGTGAATGCAATTGTTGACCGACTTCTTCAATTTCTGGAGATGGAAAAGGACTATGTAACTGCTGAAGCTCTG GTTCTTGTAAAAGATCTGCTGAGGAAATATCCACAATGGAGTCAGGATTGTATCGCGGTTGTTGGGAACATCAGCAGCAAAAATGTTCAAGAACCCAAGGCCAAGGCAGCTCTTATATGGATGTTGGGGGAGTATTCTCACGAAATGCATGATGCACCTTATATTTTAGAGGGTTTGATTGAAAATTGGGAAGATGAGCATTCAGCTGAG GTTCGTTTACATCTACTCACAGCAGTAATGAAGTGTTTTTTTAAGAGGCCGCCTGAGACTCAAAAATCCTTGGGAGCTGCATTGGCTGCAGGTCTTGCTGATTTTCATCAG GATGTTCATGATCGAGCCTTATTCTACTACAGGCTTTTGCAATATAACATAAGTGTAGCAGAACGAGTTGTGAACCCTCCAAAGCAAGCTGTTTCTGTCTTTGCTGATACCCAGAGCAGTGAAATCAAAGATCGGATATTCGACGAATTTAACAGTCTGTCTGTGGTATATCAAAAG CCATCCTACATGTTTACTTATAAGGAACACAGAGGACCGTTTGAGTTTTCAGATGAAATTGGAAATTTATCTATTGGGACAGAATCTACAGATACTGTTGTTCCTAATAGAGTCGAAGCTAATGATAAGGATCTGCTATTAAGTACTTCAGAGAAGGAGGAGACAAGAGGTCTCAATAATAGTTCTTCTGCATATAGTGCTCCTTCATATGATGCTTCGTCTTTGTCTGTTCCCACTTCTCAACTGTCGGAGTTGGCAATTTCAAACCCTAGCGTGTCTGGAAATGTTCCACAGTCTAGCTTTGCAATTGATGATCTCCTTGGCTTGGGACTACCTACTGCACCTGCGTCTGCACCTTCACCTCCTCCATTGAAGCTTAATCCAAAAGCTGTCTTAGATCCAACAACTTTCCAGCAGAAGTGGCGCCAACTGCCGATATCTTTATCACAG GAGTATTCTATTAATCCTCAAGGAGTTGCAGCATTGACAACGCCTCAAGCTCTCCTACGGCATATGCAAGGCCAATCCATCCACTGCATTGCGTCCGGTGGTCAATCCCCCAActtcaagtttttcttcttcgCACAAAAGGCAGAGGAATCTTCTACATTTTTTGTAGAGTGTATAGTCAACACATCATCCGCCAAAGCTCAAATAAAGATTAAAGCCGATGATCAAAATGCAACTCAACCCTTTTCATTCGTGTTCCAGTCTGCCTTGTCCAAATTCGGCATGCCATGA
- the LOC137717721 gene encoding GTP-binding protein At2g22870-like, with the protein MVLLHLPRTHISLSTHFSLFPKPKTPAFATATTRPPILTSALFSAPQSTLSASEPIPISELPEPQIEPPQEFETHIEIPLEKLFVPPETEVSYTDAGALSTRILKGSNILLSKYARNAQVEQAEFVKSSVRTEDCPSDSLPEFALVGRSNVGKSSLLNSLVRRKRLALTSKKPGKTQCINHFRINDSWYLVDLPGYGYAAAPQELRTDWVKFTKDYFLNRSTLVSVFLLIDASIPAKKIDLEYASWLGQNQIPMTLIFTKCDKRKKKRHGGKKAEENVQDFQELISGFFETVPPWIMTSSLTSQGRDEMLLHMAQLRNYWLKH; encoded by the exons ATGGTTCTGCTTCACCTCCCAAGAACCCACATATCCCTCTCCACCCATTTCTCTCTTTTCCCGAAACCCAAAACCCCCGCCTTCGCCACCGCCACAACTCGCCCCCCAATCCTCACCTCCGCCCTCTTCTCCGCCCCCCAGTCCACCCTCTCAGCCTCCGAACCCATACCCATTTCCGAATTGCCGGAACCCCAAATCGAACCCCCTCAGGAATTCGAAACCCACATCGAAATCCCGCTCGAGAAGCTCTTCGTGCCGCCAGAAACCGAGGTCTCGTACACCGACGCCGGTGCTCTGAGCACCCGAATCTTGAAGGGGTCCAATATTCTGCTCAGTAAGTACGCCAGGAACGCTCAGGTGGAGCAGGCCGAGTTCGTGAAGAGCAGTGTGAGGACTGAGGATTGCCCCTCTGATAGTCTCCCGGAGTTTGCTCTCGTGGGTCGGTCCAATGTCGGCAAGTCCTCGCTGCTCAACTCGCTCGTGCGACGGAAGCGCCTCGCTTTGACGTCCAAGAAACCTG GGAAAACACAATGTATCAATCATTTTCGGATCAATGATAGCTGGTACCTGGTGGATTTGCCAGGCTACGG GTATGCAGCCGCACCACAGGAACTTAGAACTGACTGGGTTAAGTTTACTAAAGACTACTTCCTGAATAGGTCGACATTAGTTTCGGTTTTCCTTCTCATCGATGCCAGCATTCCTGCCAAAAAAATTGATCTGGAGTATGCTAGTTGGCTGGGTCAGAATCAG ATTCCTATGACTTTGATATTCACCAAATGTGACAAGCGGAAAAAGAAGAGGCACGGAGGGAAGAAAGCAGAAGAAAATGTGCAGGATTTCCAGGAGTTGATAAGCGGCTTCTTCGAAACCGTGCCTCCGTGGATTATGACCAGCAGCCTGACCAGTCAGGGTCGTGATGAGATGCTATTACATATGGCTCAGCTGCGGAACTACTGGCTGAAGCACTAG
- the LOC137717722 gene encoding large ribosomal subunit protein eL37x-like: MGKGTGSFGKRRNKTHTLCVRCGRRSFHLQKSRCSACAYPAARLRKYNWSEKALRRKTTGTGRMRYLRNVPRRFKSGFLEGTQAAPRSKGAAAASS; encoded by the exons ATG GGCAAAGGAACAGGAAGTTTCGgaaagaggaggaacaagacCCACACTCTCTGTGTGCGGTGCGGCCGCCGCAGCTTCCACCTCCAGAAGAGCCGCTGCTCCGCCTGCGCCTACCCTGCTGCCCGTCTCAGAAAAT ATAACTGGAGTGAGAAGGCGCTGCGCCGAAAGACTACCGGAACTGGGCGGATGAGGTACCTGAGGAATGTGCCGAGGAGGTTCAAGAGCGGCTTCCTTGAAGGTACACAGGCTGCTCCAAGGAGCAAGGGAGCTGCTGCTGCTTCCTCATAA